One Rhizobiales bacterium GAS188 DNA window includes the following coding sequences:
- a CDS encoding phage terminase, small subunit, putative, P27 family, with protein MARIAKSPEANRAAGNPGKRRLPETTPALTAPASGIAPPTWLRDQVAHDVWASTAPDLTAVRLLAPVDRGAFGRYCQHFADWVAATRALEAEGMTQDVPLTGGNGSMKRMHPLVRIRDNAEKRLVELEDRFGLNPAARYALVTKMIQRPGAFGGLFGDRAMQDEPAPQPDAALPPGEPSGPLAPQPQSPAPRGPLGFLRLN; from the coding sequence ATGGCTCGGATCGCGAAGTCTCCAGAGGCGAATCGCGCCGCCGGCAACCCCGGCAAGCGGCGCCTGCCCGAGACGACGCCCGCTCTCACTGCGCCTGCGTCCGGCATCGCGCCGCCGACCTGGCTCAGGGACCAGGTCGCGCATGACGTATGGGCCTCGACCGCGCCGGACCTCACGGCAGTGCGCCTACTCGCGCCGGTCGATCGCGGCGCCTTCGGCCGTTACTGCCAGCACTTCGCGGACTGGGTCGCGGCCACTCGCGCCCTCGAGGCGGAGGGTATGACGCAGGACGTTCCGCTCACGGGCGGCAACGGGTCGATGAAGCGCATGCATCCTCTCGTTCGCATTCGCGACAATGCCGAGAAGCGCCTCGTCGAGCTCGAGGATCGCTTCGGCCTGAACCCGGCCGCACGCTATGCGCTCGTGACCAAGATGATTCAGCGCCCTGGCGCCTTTGGAGGCCTCTTCGGCGACCGCGCCATGCAGGATGAGCCGGCGCCGCAGCCGGACGCCGCGCTGCCGCCTGGCGAGCCTTCGGGCCCGCTTGCACCGCAACCCCAGAGCCCCGCCCCACGCGGGCCTCTCGGCTTTCTGCGCCTGAACTGA
- a CDS encoding putative DNA primase/helicase, with product MAKRSSVLAALAAAEVAAPGDGALDRELAELPRNDIGNAKRFLARHSGRVLFVRNMGWLVWDARRWRREGGDEAARTLAQNTTEMIRAEARAVADEAEGYDGKAKKEIMAKAEALMRFASSSGKSSNITGMMREAAPHFGGAVWGADGAFTSAGPGDLDADPLTLNCLNGTLTVRVVERVAEVVLKDHDPADRITKLCEAAYKPDAEAPQFLAFLERIVPDKDVREFLKLFCGYCLTGLTREQIVVFLHGAGANGKSTFVDLVASIMGDYSVTLQFASLTAEGSQRRGGEATPDLARLPGARFVRASEPEMGVKFSEALVKSLTGGETVTVRHLNQGFFDFDPEYKIVLSGNHKPIIRGQDEGIWRRVRLIPFEVSIPKEERDRELAEKLWEERDGVLAWMVEGLCAYLEGGLSEPAAILTATAQYREESDAVGQFITQCITVVKGAQPVQSSEIYANYEKYARINGTPNYSATGFGKAFRERIRAMHGIERIDGMVRVYPNIVVAMVDARDDVQARAEAHARD from the coding sequence ATGGCCAAGCGCTCGTCCGTCCTCGCCGCGCTCGCCGCGGCCGAAGTCGCCGCCCCCGGCGATGGCGCCCTTGATCGCGAGCTTGCCGAGCTGCCGCGCAACGATATCGGCAACGCCAAGCGCTTCCTGGCGCGCCATTCCGGCCGCGTGCTGTTCGTCCGCAATATGGGCTGGCTCGTCTGGGATGCACGCCGCTGGCGCCGGGAGGGCGGCGATGAGGCCGCGCGCACCTTGGCGCAGAATACGACGGAGATGATCCGCGCCGAGGCGCGCGCCGTCGCCGATGAGGCCGAAGGCTATGACGGCAAGGCGAAGAAGGAGATCATGGCCAAGGCCGAGGCGCTGATGCGCTTCGCGTCATCCTCCGGCAAGTCGTCGAACATCACCGGCATGATGCGCGAAGCCGCGCCCCATTTCGGCGGAGCGGTTTGGGGCGCGGATGGCGCCTTCACCTCGGCCGGGCCCGGTGATCTCGACGCCGACCCGCTGACGCTCAACTGCCTCAATGGCACGCTGACTGTCCGCGTCGTCGAGCGCGTCGCCGAGGTGGTGCTGAAGGATCACGATCCTGCTGACCGCATAACCAAGCTTTGCGAGGCCGCCTATAAGCCCGACGCCGAGGCGCCTCAATTCCTCGCCTTCCTCGAGCGGATCGTGCCTGACAAGGACGTGCGCGAATTCCTGAAGCTGTTCTGCGGATACTGTCTCACCGGCCTGACGCGCGAGCAGATCGTCGTCTTCCTGCATGGCGCCGGCGCCAACGGCAAATCGACCTTCGTCGATCTCGTCGCCTCGATCATGGGCGATTATTCGGTGACCTTGCAATTCGCGTCGCTAACGGCCGAGGGCTCGCAACGTCGCGGCGGCGAAGCGACGCCCGACCTCGCGCGGCTTCCCGGTGCGCGCTTCGTGCGCGCTTCCGAGCCTGAAATGGGCGTGAAGTTCTCGGAGGCATTGGTCAAGTCATTGACAGGCGGCGAGACTGTCACGGTACGACATCTCAACCAGGGATTCTTCGATTTCGATCCCGAATACAAGATCGTGCTCTCGGGCAACCACAAGCCGATCATTCGAGGGCAAGACGAGGGGATCTGGCGCCGCGTGCGGCTCATCCCTTTCGAGGTGTCGATCCCGAAGGAGGAGCGCGACCGCGAGCTCGCCGAGAAGCTCTGGGAGGAACGCGACGGCGTGCTCGCCTGGATGGTCGAGGGTCTGTGCGCCTATCTCGAAGGTGGCCTGTCTGAGCCCGCCGCAATCCTCACCGCGACGGCGCAGTATCGCGAGGAGAGCGATGCGGTCGGCCAGTTCATCACCCAGTGCATCACAGTGGTGAAGGGCGCGCAGCCGGTGCAGTCGTCGGAGATCTACGCGAATTACGAGAAGTATGCGCGCATCAACGGCACGCCGAACTATTCGGCGACCGGGTTCGGCAAGGCCTTCCGTGAGCGCATCCGGGCGATGCACGGCATCGAACGTATCGACGGGATGGTGCGCGTCTATCCGAATATTGTGGTCGCCATGGTCGATGCCAGGGACGATGTGCAGGCGCGAGCCGAGGCGCATGCGAGGGATTGA
- a CDS encoding Phage terminase-like protein, large subunit, contains N-terminal HTH domain — MLASDTLDAPESATSPLAVRAPDDRGFRYDGAAADAAVKFFPRYLKLTKDRWAGKPFVLAAWQEHDIVRPLFGWKRADGTRRYRRCIVWVARKNGKTELAAGISLLMLIGDALFGAEVYSIAADEDQAKIVFDKAQLMVGMSEELSAVLETPTTSIFCPQTQGAFKALSGRPKGKHGLNMSGLIGDEVHEWPDDRLYTFIHQSTGARLEPLEFLISTAGIIGEGYGWELWQESCKIRDGIIDDPETLVVIYGADEKDDWQSEETWKKANPNYGVSPTAEYMRAEAKKAAESPRRENDFKRYHLNLWTEQAIRWLTIESWDACQVTDWRDEAALVGRPCFGGLDLASTQDIAALVWAFPPDEEGGIWRLAPRFWVPERTLKLRVKRDRVPYDLFKKEGALFTTEGNVTDYRVIRKRIVEDAEKFSVKLLGIDRWNSTQTAVELQDEGIPVGLVGQGYQSLSAPSKLFEQLVISGLLDHGAHPVLRWMAKNVAIERDPADNIKPTKEKSSEKIDGIVGAIMGLFCATNGEPAEENIGSGAVVIV, encoded by the coding sequence ATGCTGGCATCCGACACCCTCGACGCGCCCGAGAGCGCCACGTCACCGCTCGCCGTGCGCGCGCCCGACGATCGGGGCTTCCGGTATGACGGGGCAGCGGCCGACGCCGCGGTCAAGTTCTTTCCGCGCTACCTGAAGCTCACCAAGGATCGCTGGGCCGGCAAGCCCTTCGTGCTTGCGGCCTGGCAGGAGCATGACATCGTGCGTCCGCTCTTCGGGTGGAAGCGCGCCGACGGCACGCGCCGCTATCGCCGCTGCATCGTCTGGGTCGCGCGCAAGAACGGCAAGACCGAGCTCGCGGCCGGCATTTCTCTCCTGATGCTGATCGGCGATGCCCTGTTCGGGGCCGAGGTCTACTCGATCGCCGCCGACGAGGATCAGGCCAAGATCGTTTTCGACAAGGCGCAGCTGATGGTCGGCATGTCCGAAGAGCTGTCCGCCGTGCTGGAGACGCCGACCACGTCGATCTTCTGCCCGCAGACGCAGGGCGCCTTCAAGGCGCTCTCTGGCCGGCCGAAGGGCAAGCACGGCTTGAACATGTCGGGGCTGATCGGCGACGAGGTGCATGAATGGCCGGATGACCGGCTCTATACCTTCATCCACCAATCGACCGGCGCCCGCCTCGAGCCGCTCGAATTCCTGATCTCGACGGCCGGCATCATCGGCGAAGGCTATGGCTGGGAGCTGTGGCAGGAGAGCTGCAAGATCCGCGACGGCATCATCGACGATCCCGAAACGCTCGTGGTCATCTATGGCGCCGACGAGAAGGACGATTGGCAGTCGGAGGAAACCTGGAAGAAGGCCAATCCGAATTACGGCGTCTCGCCGACCGCCGAGTATATGCGGGCCGAGGCCAAGAAGGCGGCCGAGAGCCCGCGCCGCGAGAACGACTTCAAGCGCTACCACCTCAATCTGTGGACCGAGCAGGCCATCCGCTGGCTCACGATCGAGTCGTGGGACGCGTGCCAGGTCACCGATTGGCGCGACGAGGCGGCGCTCGTTGGGCGCCCATGCTTCGGAGGCCTCGACCTCGCCTCGACGCAGGACATCGCGGCGCTCGTCTGGGCGTTCCCGCCCGATGAAGAGGGCGGCATCTGGCGCCTCGCCCCGCGCTTCTGGGTGCCCGAGAGGACGTTGAAGCTGCGCGTGAAGCGGGACCGTGTGCCCTATGACCTTTTCAAGAAGGAGGGCGCCCTCTTCACGACCGAGGGCAACGTCACGGACTATCGCGTCATCCGCAAGCGGATCGTCGAGGACGCCGAGAAGTTCAGCGTCAAGCTGCTCGGCATCGACCGTTGGAATTCCACGCAGACGGCCGTCGAGCTGCAGGATGAGGGTATCCCTGTCGGCCTGGTCGGACAGGGCTATCAGTCGCTCTCGGCCCCCTCGAAGCTCTTCGAGCAGCTGGTGATCTCGGGGCTGCTCGATCATGGCGCGCATCCCGTGTTGCGCTGGATGGCAAAGAATGTCGCGATCGAGCGCGACCCGGCCGACAACATCAAGCCGACCAAAGAGAAGTCGTCGGAGAAGATCGACGGCATTGTCGGCGCCATCATGGGGCTCTTCTGCGCCACCAATGGCGAGCCGGCGGAAGAGAATATCGGCTCCGGCGCTGTGGTGATCGTCTGA
- a CDS encoding hypothetical protein (manually curated) has product MPMKPMTLRPRRTMGAVFAVRTAKREFEQRRRDRSPWRALYKTSRWQSIRRHQLAIEPLCRMCVARGIVREARVCDHVEPHRGDPDKFFAGPFQSLCKPCHDGDKQREEWSGEHTDDADGQL; this is encoded by the coding sequence ATGCCAATGAAGCCTATGACACTACGGCCCCGCCGGACTATGGGTGCGGTTTTTGCTGTTCGAACTGCCAAGCGTGAGTTCGAACAGCGTCGACGTGATCGGTCGCCGTGGCGAGCGCTCTACAAGACATCCCGCTGGCAATCCATCCGCCGGCATCAACTGGCGATCGAGCCATTGTGCCGGATGTGCGTGGCGCGGGGCATCGTGCGGGAGGCGCGGGTGTGCGACCACGTCGAGCCGCACCGCGGTGATCCCGACAAGTTCTTCGCCGGCCCGTTCCAATCGCTCTGCAAGCCCTGCCATGACGGGGACAAGCAGCGCGAGGAGTGGAGCGGCGAGCACACCGACGACGCTGACGGTCAGCTCTAG